AAATCTCGTCGCGTCGCTCGCGTGCCGCAGCGaacgaaggtcgccgccgccgccagtccTTCCCCTCCAGCGAGATGCAGCGCCAAGCCTCCCTCCTCCAAGATCTAGGTTGAGCTGCTCTTCACATCCTCTCCTTTTTCTAGGTTTTCTATAGGTGATGCACGGGTTTGTGGTTGAGTCCCATCTCTGCTCCCGATGCTCcaatcctcctctcctcctggatTCTGCCGAGGCGGCAGTGGCATTTGAAGGCGTCGCGAGAAGACGCAGGTCACTCTCTGACACGTGTGTCCCACGGTCAACTGTCGTCAACCGTACTCAATGACGGGTGGGCCCGAGAACAGGGAGTGCGGCAGATTTCATGGTACAGAGTTTTCTCAAATGAAGCGGCGCAGGTTCAGGATTGGGTTTGAGTGGACTCTGCAAGATTCATACTTCAAAAAGGGAGTTCTGAACTTGTTCTCATCTCTGCAGCAAACAAAACGACTCTGTTTACAGAATTTGAGTGGCAAACCATGgatgctcgatcgatcggttctGTGATTCAGAAGTCAGAACTCAGAACATTCAGTTGGAATTCAGAATCATGTACTAGTACATTTCAGCTGCATGCCATTTTGTTACTTTCAGTTTAAGTTCAGTGATTCTACACCGTTGTAGCAGCACCAAAATACATTGTAGTATAGCAAGCTTGGCCATGACAAACTGTCAAGAAATCTGCATGTTTAAACTTTTCAAGAACTCCAGCAATATGTTTAGAGCAATCACTGGAATAAGTAAAAAGAATTACTAAATTAACTACATTCCACATATCAAACTAGTACCTTCAAAATTCCCAAACAGAAAGGGATACTACCTGAAATCCTAAATGGTTCAGGAGATTCAGTTACTGTAATCATTCATCAGAATTCAGTCACATCATGCATATTTCTACCAAGTTTAGCATCAGCAGTAATATATTTCTACCTAGCAATATGTTGGATGGTGCCAGTTTTCAGATGCTACTATTTTTAGAAAACGGTTCAGGAGTAATTGCTTCTACTACCTAGGTACCGAGTAGTTGGTAGTTTTTACCTATTGCGATGATTACTCTTCGAGAGAATCCACTCAGTGCCACTGAGTTTTCACCACCTCTACAAtataccactgactttgtcaagtTGAATTATATGCCATCGTGTTTTCCCGAACGTCTATTGCGTGCCATCACAGTCCAGAAGCTGTTAGTTAGAGCTGTGAAAAGACCTATTTGCCCCTAACTCATTGTACATGGTATTGACCGGCCGCGGCCGAGCGTCATGGGGATCCCGGTGACCGGCCGCTGCCGCGCATCGACGGGGATGCTGGGGACCGGCCGCGCTCATGCGTTGATGGGGATCCCGGCGaccggctgccgccgcgcgtGGATGGGGAGCCCTGCGCTCGGCCTCGCATCGATGAGGAGCCCggcgaccggccgccgccgcgcatccACGGGGATGCTGCGGaccggccgcgcccgcgcgttGATGGGGATCTCTACgactggccgccgccgcgcgtggaTGGGGAGCCCTGCGCTCGGCCACCCGTCGATGGGGAGCCCGCCGACCGGCCGCCACAACACATCGATGGAGAGCTCGCCGACCGGCCGCCACCTCGCGTCGATGGGGATCCCTGCGCTTGGCGCCGCTTAGATGGGGAGctaggtggccggcggcgcgtcggGGACTCGGGCAGCCGGCGGCGCTTGGGGGACTCGAGCGGCCGGCCTTCCATCGCGTCGGCGCCTCACTCTGGGCAGATCGATTTGGGAGTGAAGGGTTAGAGTTTTCAGTCAACAGGTGCTAGGGTTTATTAGTCAAGGGAATTTTAGTCATTAAGAAAAATTTCAATACACCAAACAGATGCACCCTAACGGCTTGTTGACGGCGATGGCATGCAGTAGACGTTCGGGAAAACACGATGGCATATAATTCAacttgacaaagtcagtggtataTTGTCGAAGTGGTGAAAACTCAGTGGCACTGAGTGGATTCTCTCTTACTCTAAACAGATTGTTTGATGCAAAAGTAATAGATAACACAAACAAGACAGTTCACCATTAACTTGTAGATTGCTTGAAGTTTTTTCGTGGCCAAGTTTGCTACTGTATATTATATTACATTGAAGCAAATGTACCACTGAAATGGCAACAAAATGACATGCAGTTGAATGTTGTCTGTGACTTTGGAGTTCAGACAtcgaattttatttgttttgcaaAAACAACACGGCCAAATGAGCCCGCTGAAGTCTTGTACACATCATAGTAACTCATGTTAATCACCCTTAAGCAAAAAAGAATAAATGAACTCTGTAAATTCACTCCTTTGAACAGATTCGTTTTGTTTGCAGCGAGCAGAACAAGTTCAGAACTCGTTCTGTACGAAATTTGCAGTGTGTACTCAAATTCAATCCTAAATGTGCGCCTCGTTCGAGCAAATTTCACACATCTTCCGTTCAAGTTAGCACGGCTCGTCGATGGCTAATCCTATTGCACCCACTGTGCTCGGGCCCACCAGTCATTGACTGTGCCTGACCCCACCAGTCATTGGCTATCTGGCTGTGCGCAACCCGGCAACCCGTCTCTTCCATCCTCTCCTCGCGACGCCCACTCACTGTGCTCGGGCCCACTCGTCATTGACTTTGTTTGACCGCATTGACTAGAGGGCCCACACGTCAGAGCGCGTCCTGCGtgtctctcttcctcctcctcatgagTCGCGACGCATTCAAATGCACCACCGCCTCGCCTCTCTCGCCTTCCTCGCCACGACACGCCACGcctcgccacgccacgccgagAAGCCGAGGAGTAGCAggccactcgccgccgcgcgcgcatcGCCGGCGTACGTACGTCGTCCCATCCGCGGCGGGGCGCGCGGGATGGAGGTTTTCCAGGGCGTGCAGTTCGCGCGGCTGCGGAACTGGTGGGAGGAGACGTACGtcaccgccgacgaggacggGAGGTCGGTCTACCACTATGCCCCAGACCGCCACCGCCCGGCGCACGAGGCGATCTGGGCGGTGCAGATGGTCCTCGCCGGGGCGCCCGCGACGCAGTACGTGCTCCTCCGCGGCGCCTACGGCCGCTACCTCGGTGCCCCGGACGCCGTCGTGCGCCGCTGGCCGCTCTCCTACTGCTGGCCCGCCCCCGTCGTCGGCCAGCGCGACTTCGACCAGCCGGAGGTCGACGCCATCATGTGGCGTGCCGTCAGGAGGGCCGACCACGTCCTCTGCCTGCACGACAAGTCCGGCCGCTACCTGCGCGGCAAACTGGGTACCCTGGTTCTCGGTGGCCGCCCCAGACTCACCGTCGGCGATGGCCGCCTCAACGACGACGAGAAGGCGTTGCGGTGGGAGGTGCTTCCCGTCCTCCCGATTCCAGGCAGGCCGGAGCTCCCGATCTCCATTGTGCCTGAGGTGAGCTCCTCCgatcctctctcccctctcttgtTGCGATTCTTGGTGCTTGTTTCGTGTCCTCTCTGCGATTCTGCAACTTGTTTGCGTCATCATTCGTTCTGCTACAATCTGTGATGctgatttggtgggggattaaTCTTTATTTCTTGCAAGAACAAACCGTGAACTGATCAAATTCCCTCTGCTACCGTTGCTGATTTTTGTGCAGGCCGACTTGGTCGGGCGGCTCGTCAAGGCGTGCTTCCTCCCGCTGCGGCGGGAGATCCAGTTCgtggcggccgacgacgacggcaacaTCCGCGAGGGACAAGAAGTCTGGGATTCGTTTCAGTACGAGGGGTGGTCGGTGCAGCTCCTGAGAAACGAGCTCGAGGACCGTGTGGGCTACGCCATCACGGTGTGcgtccgcgccggccgccatgGGCAGCACAGCCCTCTGCTCATCAACCTGCCTCACAGCCGGGAGACCCTGCACATCGTCGTTCTCAGGCGCAACAGCGAAGGTTCGATCtcgatatgcatgcatgcttctgAATTTTTCTGAACATAGTTTATGCTGTCCTGAAATTGTTGGCTATGCTGTGGGCGATGTTTCTGAATGGCATGCATATCTTTTTCTTGTCCTTTTTGTTAGTTCAACACTGTAGATTGTTCCAGTTTTCAGTAAGTTTTGTGGAATTTGTGGAAAATTCAGTCATGTTTTTACTTGTTGAGTTAGGACTTGTCTGAACAACATTGTAGTAGAACGGCAGAAGTGAACATTGCAGTAGGAATTGTTTTTACTTGCTGACAAATGTGAGGAATTTTCTGTTGATGGAATGCTAGTCAGGCATCACAAGAAAATTGTTTGCAGTTGATAGGATTTTATCTGAATATTGTGGATAACATCAATTGGTAGTAGCTGAATGGTATGGTAATATTGTTGTGGTGGGTCTGTCACTTAAAATAGATTGTCTGAAACCATTTCAAGTTCTTATTATCTGCATATAGAATGGATGCTAATTTCAATTTGTTTTGATTATTGCCAAAGCAGTGTTTAGTGTGAGATTTGGCATCCTCGTAGTACCTTAATTGCAGGGTTTCAAGTCTGAAACCTGTTCAAGTTCTCAGTTTGCATAATTGCTTGCACTGTTTATTACTTTCAAGAGTAGTACTGCTTGGGCACTGTCTAACTGCATATTTCTCTGCTATGACTGCAGCGGATAATCAGTTGACATTCCCAGATCCCAAAGCATCATCACGTCGGAGATATAGGCATCAGAGGAGGGCCATAATTCAGTGAATCCTTTCGTGCTGAATTAATGACAGGCTCAGGGAAATCGAGGGAAGATCAGTGTGTTGGTTTTAGAGGCATAGAGTAGAATTTTCAGTCGACGCCGGAAATGCAGTTTTATGTTGCTCTCAGCTGTAGAATGacagaaaaaaaactgaaattgtCAGCGTGTGCAATGGGTGTTTTTACACAGTTTACATCCTTCGAAAACCTGGTATAAGTGAAACAGGGTTTTCTGACGAAAATATTGGTTTTGGTGACAATTTAGTCATCATGCCTAGTATGGATTTTTGACAAGAATGTGAGCTTAACTCCTGCAACATGTATTACAGTTCATGCTAAACTAGGTAGAATTATGCATGtcgttctgaattctgatgagtAATAGCATGTCCCTGTCCATCTATTTGGGAACTTTGACGGTGCCGGTTTGCAGATGCTGCTTTGCTATGCAGAATGTAGTAGAGTAGTTCTTTACCTGTTCCTGTGATTACCCTAAAACAACTATTAGTTCTAAAAGTTAAGAACAACCGGCTGAAGGGCTGATGGATCGATCATCCATGGAATATTCCTAATAACTCTGTAAATTCATTTCTTTGAAAAGAACTGGACAGATTCTGATTTCACTCTGTAAATTCAGTCATGACAAAAATATTGATTAAGATGACAATTAGTAATGCCAAATGTTTTGAATTCTGAAGAGTCATGACAGTAACTGAATCTCCTGAAGTTTGGAGATGCTACATTACTTGTTATGGTGAGTCGGTGATTGTCTACCCTAGACCAAATTTTAgatcaaaaagtaaaaaaaatatgacaagAGAGTTCTCTAGAAGCGAACAAAAGACTGATTACTTCCTCCTTTCAAAACAGactgatgtatttttttaagggCCAAGTTTGCTATATTGCGTTTTATCTTGAGCGATTTGTATGGtggtgacctttttttttctttgaaacacTGCAGCTGAATGCAGAGGCAGTGTGACTTCAGAGTTCATACATTTTTGAAACCGAACAGAGTCGTTTTGATTTCAGCAGCGATCAGAACAAGTTCAGAAACtcgtttttttcttaaaaattttgCAGAGTCTACTCAATCCTGAATCGGCGCTCCCTCATTTGAGCAAATTCGACATTTTGCACGGGCCCATCCGTCATTGACTACGGTTGACCACATTTGACCaggggacccacctgt
The Oryza glaberrima chromosome 8, OglaRS2, whole genome shotgun sequence DNA segment above includes these coding regions:
- the LOC127781264 gene encoding uncharacterized protein LOC127781264; translated protein: MHHRLASLAFLATTRHASPRHAEKPRSSRPLAAARASPAYVRRPIRGGARGMEVFQGVQFARLRNWWEETYVTADEDGRSVYHYAPDRHRPAHEAIWAVQMVLAGAPATQYVLLRGAYGRYLGAPDAVVRRWPLSYCWPAPVVGQRDFDQPEVDAIMWRAVRRADHVLCLHDKSGRYLRGKLGTLVLGGRPRLTVGDGRLNDDEKALRWEVLPVLPIPGRPELPISIVPEADLVGRLVKACFLPLRREIQFVAADDDGNIREGQEVWDSFQYEGWSVQLLRNELEDRVGYAITVCVRAGRHGQHSPLLINLPHSRETLHIVVLRRNSEADNQLTFPDPKASSRRRYRHQRRAIIQ